A portion of the Anoplopoma fimbria isolate UVic2021 breed Golden Eagle Sablefish chromosome 15, Afim_UVic_2022, whole genome shotgun sequence genome contains these proteins:
- the nenf gene encoding neudesin produces MATVQVCVLVVVLSTALAEDFKLKYKPSMKPVRLFTEEELQGYDGSMEGDPIYMAVKGVVFDVTKGKEFYGKGAPYNSLVGKDSTRAVAKMSLDPADLTSDTTGLTEDQLESLDSVFEGTYKTKYPIVGYTASRILTDDGSPNEAFKPEDQPHFQMKDEF; encoded by the exons atggcaacagtgcaaGTTTGTGTCCTGGTTGTTGTCCTCTCCACAGCTTTGGCTGaagactttaaattaaaatacaaaccaTCCATGAAACCTGTCCGATTATTCAccgaggaggagctgcagggaTACGACGGAAGCAtg GAGGGAGATCCTATCTACATGGCAGTAAAAGGAGTAGTGTTTGATGTCACCAAGGGAAAAG AGTTTTATGGAAAAGGTGCCCCATACAACTCCCTGGTAGGTAAGGACTCCACGCGGGCTGTGGCTAAGATGTCCCTGGACCCAGCAGACCTGACATCAGATACG ACTGGCCTCACTGAAGACCAGCTGGAGTCTCTGGATAGTGTATTTGAAGGGACGTACAAAACAAAGTATCCCATTGTGGGTTACACAGCGTCACGCATCCTCACCGACGATGGGAGTCCCAACGAAGCCTTCAAACCAGAGGACCAGCCTCATTTTCAAATGAAGGATGAGTTTTAA